ACGTCACTTTGCTTTAGGGAACGGCTCGGAGGAGGACATAGGAACTCCTTTTTTATAGGCGCCATCGACCGTTCTATAAGCTCCTCCGATGTCGCTTCATACACACTGAACTGCTTCGTCGGCTTTGCATCTCCTTCCGCTACTACATCGGACATAGCTCCCTCGTCGCCGTACACAGAGATGAATAGAGAGTGTGATAatgtttttagggttttagatatTTCTACGGACAAGAGAGACATGTAAGACCCGGCCCGTTACAGTTTCCAGATTGAAATTCACGAAATGCTTTTTATTAGGCCTAAAATGAGGCCCGGCCTGTTAACTACAGTTCATATAAAAGTTAACAATCAGAGGAGGAGGATCCCAAAACTAACAAAAGCACCAAACAAACAGAGAATCTCTCTGTCTCAACCTCAATCTCTTGACCCTCCACATTAATATATATCTACCATGATCTGAAATATAACTGGATTTCATCTGTAATATACATAATAATTCAACACACTGcacatagataaaaaaaataaatatactgtTTGCCTAGTTGATATGCAACTCCAATCCTTTGATCCAGCCAACACCTCAACACCCGGTCTACTTGTCCATTTTGCTGACATGTTACCATCAGGTTCTGCTGGGACTGTGGCTCCTGTCTTAACTGGCTGATGTTGAGTTGCTGGAACATCTGGTGATGTCCAGACTGAGCAAGATGAGAACAGGGGGAACGATTAGGGACACGCCGTAGTAGATGATGATCCGTCAGAAGAGCGGAGAGAATGAAGAACTGGTTTAAGCCTTTTGAGATTCGAAGAAAtcgtaaaacaaaatatgacaattgttttattaattacatAAACACACAGAGACCAAGCCAAAAACCATTTGCATTAACAAGAACTATGGACAATAAAAATAAGAATGGAACTAAACAAGCTTCATTCTTTCATTCCACCTTTGAacctaaaatattaaaacgaaaagagagatagaaaaaaaaaaaaagagaaaacatacTTTGCCTACATGATCGTGATGTAGCGATTGGTGCCGTGCCTAGCCCAATAATCCTTGAGATCAACGGGAGAGGAGAGGTCGTGGCCTTGGCCAGCTAAACGGCTAAGTAGCCTGGAGAAGACGTTTCCGCTCATTTTCCTACCGCCCACTCGAGAATGGCGCTTGTTTGGCATCTGCGGAAGAGGATACAGAGACAAAGTGGTAGTGCAGCATGATGATTGCCACCCGCCGTTCCCCCATTTGTAACAGTGACGAGCAGTACCAGTACAAGTGCACATGGGCACTGGCATTGTCGTCTCATCGAAGGTGACAAGGTTTAAGCCGACAACGTTACTGTCCCAATCTTTTCTGCATTTCTTTCCAGGAGAAGCAACATGATCTTCGCCTACTCTCTTTCCCTTTGACCTTGTTTCCTGTTTgcgctttttttttcttttacttggaGCAGCTTCATGTGGAATAGTTGACAAGGGGGAAGGGTTGGGTAAGTGAGAGCTTTGGGAGGCACCGAGCTTTGCACGTGACAAAATGTAGTTTAGATTGTGTTCACGGAACTGAAGAGCACTTAAGGCACTGTCCCTCTCCAGAATAGCATTATCTCTTAGAGAGAGAGCTTTGTCGCGTAGGTCAAGTGCTTCGTCCCGAGCGGCTAAAGCTTCCTGCTTGGCAGCCAGGGCGTCATCTCTTTCCTTGAGGGCAGCGTCTCTCTCGGCAAGGATGGACATGATCTTCTGATTCATGACCAGAGCATTATGTTGGTCCTCCTTTGTCTGATGATGATTAGGCATCGCATTCCactgttagaaaaaaaaaacaattcccCGATTAGCTTTCCAACCAAAGTAATAAAgagaatcatatttttttaaaaaaatgcttACGACAGAGTGTGTTCCTTCTTTGTAGTAATCGGGGTTGTAACGCCCATTTTCATACTGACCACCGCTCTCCATCCTCTGACTTCAAACCAAATAAAAGCAAAATCAagaatttgataatatataataacaaagcAGCAGAGCAGAAATGGTCTTTGAATACGGTTTctaatgaatgaatgaatgtaGGGATGGTGGAGCTCACAATTATTTACTAGTTGTTGGATAAGCAAGCAAGCAATCAATCCTGAATCTAAGCTTTGGCTATTTGAGATCATCCAATTCAGTATGACATCATCCCAAGTAAGACTCTCTACATCAACCCAAAATTCAAACGATTAGCTTTAAATAACAGCAAAAATAAGAATatctgaaatatatatataaccatcaAACAGTTTCAATTTCAAGTTGAGAGAGCTCCCATAATAATCCAaattcgaaagaaaaaaaaaagaagataataattcaaaattgaGAAACGAAAGGTGAACaatagatgtatatatatatattgggaTTAAGCCAATCTATGTGtaagaaaattataataaaatagattggAAGCCTTACGGATATGGAAGGAGAAAGGAGCGAAGGGAATAGAGAGCAAAGATCTCGGGAGAAGAGCCAAAGgaagggaggaggaggaggaggaggaggagggaggGAGGTTAGTATCGTCTATCTACAACATTATCTTGGAAAACGTGGGCCGAAGGAGCCCAAAATTAAGCCCACATTCCGGGTCCAATATGAGTTGTCGGATGTGTGCTTTGCTGCCTGGTTAATACTCTTGTCTGGTCATTAGATATCGAGAATCGTTGGAAATGTCAGCGTTCAGTGGAGATGAGACAGCACCTTTCCTTGGCGCTGCCGCAGCCCTCGTCTTCTCCTGTACATTCCATTTTCACTGGCTAACCGACCTGCATTTGATTTCACTTTGTTGAGAGAACTGATCACATCATACACACAAATTTTTCATATTATGTAATGAGTTTTTCCATAACAGAAGCTTGACTGTAACAGATACAAATAAAAACACTGattgaaaaatatatgttttacacACCAACGTTGGCTCCTTCAAAATACCAGAAGAAAAAGACACAAAGAAGATACATATTATACACAACTGTTACAAGAACAGATGGTTAGAAAAGCGTAGGGATGCTTTTTCTCCAGTTACGCCAT
The Brassica napus cultivar Da-Ae chromosome A1, Da-Ae, whole genome shotgun sequence DNA segment above includes these coding regions:
- the LOC106440639 gene encoding protein BASIC PENTACYSTEINE5-like, producing MESGGQYENGRYNPDYYKEGTHSVWNAMPNHHQTKEDQHNALVMNQKIMSILAERDAALKERDDALAAKQEALAARDEALDLRDKALSLRDNAILERDSALSALQFREHNLNYILSRAKLGASQSSHLPNPSPLSTIPHEAAPSKRKKKRKQETRSKGKRVGEDHVASPGKKCRKDWDSNVVGLNLVTFDETTMPVPMCTCTGTARHCYKWGNGGWQSSCCTTTLSLYPLPQMPNKRHSRVGGRKMSGNVFSRLLSRLAGQGHDLSSPVDLKDYWARHGTNRYITIM